CACTGCTGCAGATCGCGCGCCAGGGGCAGGTCTCGCCCCTGATGGGCCTGTCCAACTTGCGCGAGCCACAGGGGTTTCTCGGAGAAGTTGCCCACCGCGTGCTGAGCGAGGTGACGTCGGCGGGGGCGGTGATCGCCCAGGCGGAGGAGATTGTGCTTGCCAAGGGCTACTGCGGCGTGGACGTGGATTTCGAGTACGTCTTTGCGGAGGACCGCCTGGCGCTGGCCGCGTTCCTGCGCCAGCTTGCCATGCGCATGCACGCGCTGGACCGGGAGGTTTTTGCCGCGCTTGCGCCGCGCGTCTCCGCCACGCAGCAGAGCACGCTTGTCTCGGGGCACGATTATGAGGCGGTGGGCGGCGCGGTGGACGCGGTGCTGCTGATGACCTACGAGTGGGGATACGCCGCGGGGCCGCCCATGGCGGTGGCGCCCTATGACAAAGTGCGCGAGGTGCTGGATTTTGCCGTGACCCAGATGCCGGCGGGCAAGATTCTGCTGGGCGTGCCCAACTACGGATACGACTGGCCGCTGCCCTACGTGCCGGGGCAGAGCCGGGCGCGCTCCCTGTCCAATGTGGCGGCGCTGGCGCTGGCCATGGAGCAGGGGGCGGAGATTCAGTTTGACACGGTGGCGCGCGCGCCCTATTTCCGCTACAGGCAGGACGGGGTGATGCACGAGGTTTGGTTTGAGGACGCGCGCAGCATCCAGGCCAAGCTGGAACTGATCCTGCGCTACGGCCTTAAGGGCGCGGGGTACTGGAATCTGATGTACCCCTTCCAGCAGAACTGGAGCGTGCTTGCGGCCATGTTTGACGTGGACGCGGGGCGGGACTGCGCGCAGGCATAATGCAATGTAAATGAACAGCGCGCCGGGCGTACGCCCGGCGCGCTCATCTTGCTATGCTATTTATTCCGCCACGATCAGCTCGATCTCGTGTTCCTTGAAGTAATCCATAAACTTCTGCGGCGGCACCGCGTCGGTGATGACGGTGTGCACGTCACTGACGCTGCAGTAGGTCATCAGCGATACGTTGTCAAACTTGGTGTGGTCGGCCAGCAGGTAGACGTGGTTGCTCTTTTGCACCGCCATCTTCTTGACCTCGCACTCCATGGGCGAGGAATTGGTCACCCCGTTCTGCAGCGAGATGCCGGTGGCCGCCATGAAGCACTTGGTGATGTTGTAGTTGCGCAGCACGTTGGCAGCGTCCAAGCCCGCGAAGGAGTAGGTCTTGCGGATCAGGGTGCCGCTTAAGGTGATGACGTCCAGATTCTCGTAGGGGATGGCGCGGCTGATCACCTCCAGGCTGTTGGTGAAGATGCTCAGGCCCTTGCGGTCCTTGATGCAGTCCACCAGTCCCAGCGGCGTGGTGCCCGAGTCGATAAAGACAATGTCCCCGTCGCGCACAAACTCCGAGGCCCGCCGCGCGATGCGCAGCTTGGCGCTCATGTTGGTGATGTTGCGCTCGTCAAAGGAGAGCAGCTCCTTGGAGGCGTTGGCCGTCACGCCGCCGTAGATCTTTTTGATGGTGCCGCGCACTGCAAGCTCGTCCAGATCGCGCCGGATGGTGTTTTTGGAGACGTCAAACACCTCGCAGAGCGTGTCGATCGTGACGGTCTTGTGCTGGATGATGTATTCCTCCACCTGCTCGATGCGCTTGGTACGCATAATGCCATCCGCCTTCCCTTCGCCCCGCATCAGCGTTAGATGTGGGCGCTTGCCCCTGTGGGGCGCATGTATTTGTAACTATTATATACTTTTTGTGCACCGTTGCCAATAAGGTTTTGGTGTTTTGGTAATATTATGATTTAATTGTGCAAAAAACGAGGCGTCTATCACCGAATATAACACTAAAATGACCATATAGTGCGGATTTTTATTGACAAATGCATGTCAATCTCATACAATGTAACCGTAAAATAATCAAAAGATAATCAAAAGTGCCTTGGGTAAGGCCGGAAGGAGTACGAATCATGGGAGCGCTATTTGTCATGCCGCACCGCATCTTCAGCGGGGAGAACGCATTGGAGCAGAGTGAACCGATCCTGACGCGCTACGGGAAGAAGGCGCTGATCGTTTCCGATCCTGTGATGACAAAGCTGGGCAACGTCGCCATTATCGAGCAGGCGCTGGATACCATGCACATCGCCCACGCCGTCTACGACGCCATTGACGCCGAGCCCACAGACGAAATGGTGTCGAGGGGCCTGGAGGCGTACCGCGATAACGGATGCGATTTTCTGGTGGCCATCGGCGGGGGCAGCGCGCTGGATTGCATGAAGGCCATCGGCGCCATGGCCACCAATCCGGGCGAGATTTGCGATTATATGGGCAAAATCATCCCCAACGAGCTGCCCCCCATGGTGGCGGTACCTACCACGGCGGGCACGGGCTCGGAGGCGACCCAGTTCACCATCATCAACGATACCAGGCGCAACATTAAGATGCTGCTCAAGGGGCCCAGCCTGATCCCCCGCCTGGCCATCGTGGACCCCCGCTTCACGCTGACCGCGCCCCCGTCGGTCACCGCGGCCACCGGCATCGACGCGCTGACCCACGCCATCGAGGCGTATACCTCCAGGGCGGCCCAGCCGCTTTCGGACACCTTCGCGCTCTCGGCGGTCAAGCGCATCTTTACCTACCTGCCCGTTGCCTACAAGGACGGCAGCGACATCGAGGCACGCAAGCAGATGGCCATCGCCGCACTGGAGGCGGGCATCGCGTTTAACAACTCCTCGGTGACGCTGGTGCACGGCCTGTCGCGCCCCATCGGCTCGCTGTTCCATATTCCCCACGGCCTGGCAAACGCCATGCTGCTGAAGGACTGCCTGTCCTTTGCCAAGGATGGCGCGCAGCGCCGCTTCGCCCGCCTATGCCATGAGATTCGCGCCGCGCGCGCCAAGCTGGACGACCACGACTCAGCCGATGCCTGCGTCACCGCCGTGGCGGATCTGTGCCGCACGCTCGAGGTGCCCACGCTTGCCCAGTACGGCGTCTCTCGCGCGGATTTCATGCACAATATGGACAAGATGGCCGAGGATGCGCTGCAGAGCGGCAGCCCAGCCAACACCCGTAAGGACGTCACCAAAGAGGACGTACTGGCCATCTACAGGAAGCTCTGGGAAGACTGAGCACGAGACGCAAGCAAGCGTCGGTGCCGGTAGGGAAGTGTTTTTAATTAAGAAAGCGCCGGCATGACGAGAAAAAGCGCAAAGCGCCGCGCCCCAAGGGGGCCGCGGCGCTTTTTTCGTATAAAAGGCAAGGTTTGGCGGGGGCGCGCATAAGCTTGCTTTAGGTGATGCGACATGTTTTTTGTGATGCGCGGCAAAAGAATACTGGCGGTGCTGCTCTGCTGCCTGGTGGCGGCGGGCGCAGGTGTTGCGCTGCTTTGGCATCCCGCAGATGCGCAAACAGCGGCGCCGGAGGTACGCTACGAGCAGGTGATGGCCATCCTGCCCGCCCAGGGGGCGGCGCAGGACGAGAGCCAGCAGGGCACGCAGGCGCCCGCGCCCTCCCAGAGCGCCGCGCCGCAGCAGACGCCCGCGCCCAGCCCCACCCCCTCGGAGAAGAAATACATCAAATGGGTGGAGTTCAACGTGCCCTACGAGGTGCTGGACCAGGCGCTCAAATACGATATCCAGAGCCACGGCCAGGCGGTGGAGCTCCACTGGATTGAGCTGATGGCCTACGCAGCGGCCAAAAACGGGGGCAGCTTTAAGGCAAACAAGCGCTCAGGTGAGATTGAGGCGCTGGTGGAAAAGCTGCAGGGCGGCGCGCGCATGGAGGACCTAACGCGCGAGATGAAGTATTACCCCTACTACCTGGAGGCGTACACCAGCATCCTTGCGGGGTTTGTGGGGGAGTACAAGATCGAGGCGCCCGACCCGAACGACGAGAAACGCACCATCGTCAAGGAGGCGTACGGCCTCAAGGCCTTTTCGCCCATCGCCAAGGGGTACGGCTTTGGGCATTACGAGGACTTCGGCTCGGCGCGCTCCTACGGCTACAAGCGTGTGCATCTGGGCAACGATCTGATGGGCAGCGTGGGCACGCCCATCATCGCGGTGGAGGGGGGCACTGTGGAGGCGCTGGGCTGGAACCAGTACGGCGGCTGGCGCGTGGGCATCCGCTCGGACGACACGCGCCGCTACTATTACTACGCCCACCTGCGCAAGGACCACCCCTACCCGCTGACGCTTAAGGAGGGGGACCGCGTGGAGGCGGGCGATGTGATCGGCTATCTGGGCATGACGGGCTACTCCACCAAGGAGAACGTCAACAACATCAACGAGCCCCACCTGCACTTTGGCCTGCAGCTGATCTTTGACGAGAGCCAGAAGGAGGGAACCAATCAGATTTGGGTGGACGTCTACCACCTGATCAACCTGCTGCAAAAGAACAAATCGGCCGTGGTGAAGGATGAGGCGACCAAGGACTACAGCCGCGTATACCACTTTGTCAAATAGGGAGGCGCAAAAGACATGCACATCTGGGTGCTGGAGGGCAAAAAGGTGCGGCGGGTTTGCGCCTGGGTGCTGGCGGCGCTGCTCTGCCTGCTTGCGGGCGTGGGCATCGCCATGTGGCGCATGCGCGCCTACAGCGCGCCGGTGGGCGCGATGGACGTAAGCGCCGGCGACGCGGACGAGTCGGGCGGCATCCGCCTGCCCATATTGATGTACCACAGCGTGCTGAAGGATAACAGGCGTGGGGGCAAGTTCATCGTCTCACCGGACGTGTTTGAAAAGGATCTTGTCTACCTCAGGGAGCACGGCTACCAAAGCGTGGTTATGGCGGATTTGATCGCCTACGTGGAGCAGGGAACGCCCCTGCCCGAAAAGCCGGTGGTGATTACCCTGGACGACGGCTATCTCAACAACATGGCCTATGTGCTGCCCCTGCTCGAGAAGCACGATATGCGCGCGGTGGTATCGGTGGTAGGCAGCTACACGGATAAGTTTTCCGAGACGGAGGATATCAACCTTAACTACGCCCACATGACCTGGGAGGACCTGCGCAAGGTGCAGGCCACCGGCCGCATCGAGATACAGAACCACTCCTACGGCTTCCACAGTCAAAATGGACGCAACGGCAGCATGCGTAAACGGGGAGAGAGCGCCGAAGCCTATCGCACCCTCTTTGAGCAGGACACCCAAAGGATGCAGGAGGCGCTCTTTGCAAAGTCCGGCATCACAGCTACCACCTATACCTACCCCTTCGGCGCCATCAGCGAGGAGACCACCGACTATCTGCGCGCGATGGGCTTTAAGGCCTCGCTCATCTGCTATGAGAAGGTGAATTTGATCACGCGCGACCCCGCCTGCCTGTTCCGGTTGGGCCGCTTCAATCGGGCCAACGGCGCCGCCACGGAAAAGTTTATGAAGCATCTGGAGGAAAAGGCGAAGCAGTGGTGAGAAACAGCCTGCGGAACGTTTATGCGCAGGCTGTTTTTTCAGATGAGCGTAGCTATATTGACAATGGGCATATTTCGTTCTTTACAGCAATCAACCGTATATTGCGTGCCGCTGGGCGCATGAGTCAAATAACAGATGCACATATCGCTGTGCCGGGCGAGATGCCGGTTTCTTTGCTGCATACAGCCAGGCGAATACGCATGTGCGGTATAGACGATTTTATCCGCTTTGGCCGCAATACGCGCAAAGCGGCGCTTTTCAGCAAGAGGCCAGCGGCATGTGTGGTTACGGCAAGGCAATACCAGTATCAGGCGTATGGTTGGGTAGCGATCGCGCATGGACAAGACTGTTTCGGACGCGAGCATATCAAATCCAAGCGCGCCGCCTGCGCCAAAGAAACAGATGTCTTGCCGCACACACGCGGCGATCTGCCCTTCCAGCAGGCGCTGCATGCGCGACATATGCGCGGGGTCGATGGTGCGGTGGCCGGTAAAGCAACATGTTTTCATTTTTCAGCCTCACAAAATGGTACTTAATATGTACTTAAATCGAGTAAACTAACAACATTATATCTCAAATTGAACTTAAAATAAACTTAAATTAAGATTATATGGAGCGTTATATGCCGAAAGATAAACATTTAGGAATGCGTATTGACAGTGAATTACATAAAAAGCTGCATTATATTGCCAGTTATGAAGGCCGATCTGCAAATGCGCAGGTTATCTACGCGCTGCGCCAATATATCAGAGCTTTTGAAAAGAAACACGGGCCAATCCCCATAGATGATGATCAGGGAAAAGAATAAGAACAGTAAAAACAGCCCGCGGCGATCGCTGCGGGCTGTTTTTTATCATTTTACGCCGCATCGATGCGGCTGGTATCCTCCCGCCACCTGCGGCTGACCGCCCGGTGGATGAAAAAGATATAGGGAAGGCCCATGTTGGTCTCGATGAGGGAATTGACGATCAGCGGCATGACACCCGCGGGCCGCACGCCGCTGATGAGCAGCACAAACTCCCAGCCGAACTGCACCAGGATGCCGATGGCGAGGATCCATAAGAGGGGATACCTGTCCTCTTTCGCGCGGGCGCGCACGTTGTGCACGCACAGCATCGCGTAGCCCACAAACAGCAGCAGCGCCATCACCCCGTGGTAGCTCGCCGTGCCCCGCGCGATAGAGATCTGCGCAAAACCCGCGCCGAAGTTCTGGCTCAGCAGCGCCACGGCCAGCCAGCCCGAGACGATCAGCGTGCTCCACTCCAGCGCCCGCCCGTCGCGGTCCAGCCATAGCCATATCCACACAAAGTTGGTAAAGCCATAGCTCATGCTCATCCACAAAAGGAACCAGAAGGGGTCCGCCCCCTGCACCACGCGCGTGCCCAGCGCCAGATAAAAGATGCCGTAATCCACCAGAAAGTACAGCAGCCCGCCCGCCAGGCCGAAGAAGAAGGCCACACGCCTGCGCGTGCACCACAAGATCACGCCCAGCGTGAGGAGAAAGGCGATATCCAGATAGATAAAGAGGGTGTTCAAGGTGCGTGCGGCGATCACCTGCGTGGGGTCCATGGCGGTTTACCTCCTGTCGTTGCTAGCGCGCTTAGGCGCAGGATGTCTGCATCTGGTCGCGCATGCCGCGCAGGCGGCGCAGGGTGCCGCCGGTGAGCGCCAGCGCCACCAGGAACGTGCATATATCGGCAATGGGCTGGCTCAGCTGCACGCCCAGCACGCCCAGCGGGATGGGCAGCAGCATGATCAGCGGGATGAAGAACAGGCCCTGACGCGCCAGCGCCAGCACGGAGGCCTGTGTGCCGTAGCCGATGGACTGGTACATCATGTTGGAGATGATCACCCACACCTGGAAGGGCAGCGTGGCGCTCTGCAGGCG
Above is a window of Maliibacterium massiliense DNA encoding:
- a CDS encoding polysaccharide deacetylase family protein, with the translated sequence MHIWVLEGKKVRRVCAWVLAALLCLLAGVGIAMWRMRAYSAPVGAMDVSAGDADESGGIRLPILMYHSVLKDNRRGGKFIVSPDVFEKDLVYLREHGYQSVVMADLIAYVEQGTPLPEKPVVITLDDGYLNNMAYVLPLLEKHDMRAVVSVVGSYTDKFSETEDINLNYAHMTWEDLRKVQATGRIEIQNHSYGFHSQNGRNGSMRKRGESAEAYRTLFEQDTQRMQEALFAKSGITATTYTYPFGAISEETTDYLRAMGFKASLICYEKVNLITRDPACLFRLGRFNRANGAATEKFMKHLEEKAKQW
- a CDS encoding DeoR/GlpR family DNA-binding transcription regulator, with protein sequence MRTKRIEQVEEYIIQHKTVTIDTLCEVFDVSKNTIRRDLDELAVRGTIKKIYGGVTANASKELLSFDERNITNMSAKLRIARRASEFVRDGDIVFIDSGTTPLGLVDCIKDRKGLSIFTNSLEVISRAIPYENLDVITLSGTLIRKTYSFAGLDAANVLRNYNITKCFMAATGISLQNGVTNSSPMECEVKKMAVQKSNHVYLLADHTKFDNVSLMTYCSVSDVHTVITDAVPPQKFMDYFKEHEIELIVAE
- a CDS encoding M23 family metallopeptidase translates to MFFVMRGKRILAVLLCCLVAAGAGVALLWHPADAQTAAPEVRYEQVMAILPAQGAAQDESQQGTQAPAPSQSAAPQQTPAPSPTPSEKKYIKWVEFNVPYEVLDQALKYDIQSHGQAVELHWIELMAYAAAKNGGSFKANKRSGEIEALVEKLQGGARMEDLTREMKYYPYYLEAYTSILAGFVGEYKIEAPDPNDEKRTIVKEAYGLKAFSPIAKGYGFGHYEDFGSARSYGYKRVHLGNDLMGSVGTPIIAVEGGTVEALGWNQYGGWRVGIRSDDTRRYYYYAHLRKDHPYPLTLKEGDRVEAGDVIGYLGMTGYSTKENVNNINEPHLHFGLQLIFDESQKEGTNQIWVDVYHLINLLQKNKSAVVKDEATKDYSRVYHFVK
- a CDS encoding LysM peptidoglycan-binding domain-containing protein, coding for MVIHIVQQGQTLYSIARQYGVRVEDLIAANGITFPSRLVVGQTLVIRFPQDVYQVTRRQTLAGIARARGMEVRALARNNPGMAPEALLEPGTRVILSYQQPPVGSTQILGYAYPNVDQALLRATTPYLTYLVPFTHEIGPDDALQAPSDAPLLQIARQGQVSPLMGLSNLREPQGFLGEVAHRVLSEVTSAGAVIAQAEEIVLAKGYCGVDVDFEYVFAEDRLALAAFLRQLAMRMHALDREVFAALAPRVSATQQSTLVSGHDYEAVGGAVDAVLLMTYEWGYAAGPPMAVAPYDKVREVLDFAVTQMPAGKILLGVPNYGYDWPLPYVPGQSRARSLSNVAALALAMEQGAEIQFDTVARAPYFRYRQDGVMHEVWFEDARSIQAKLELILRYGLKGAGYWNLMYPFQQNWSVLAAMFDVDAGRDCAQA
- a CDS encoding iron-containing alcohol dehydrogenase; amino-acid sequence: MGALFVMPHRIFSGENALEQSEPILTRYGKKALIVSDPVMTKLGNVAIIEQALDTMHIAHAVYDAIDAEPTDEMVSRGLEAYRDNGCDFLVAIGGGSALDCMKAIGAMATNPGEICDYMGKIIPNELPPMVAVPTTAGTGSEATQFTIINDTRRNIKMLLKGPSLIPRLAIVDPRFTLTAPPSVTAATGIDALTHAIEAYTSRAAQPLSDTFALSAVKRIFTYLPVAYKDGSDIEARKQMAIAALEAGIAFNNSSVTLVHGLSRPIGSLFHIPHGLANAMLLKDCLSFAKDGAQRRFARLCHEIRAARAKLDDHDSADACVTAVADLCRTLEVPTLAQYGVSRADFMHNMDKMAEDALQSGSPANTRKDVTKEDVLAIYRKLWED